The Pseudomonas oryzicola genomic sequence AGCGCGAGGGCGGTTACCCGCTGTTCTGGTGCCAGGGCCGCGATTGCGGCGAAGCCAGCCTGTGGGCCAATGATGTATTCGGCAATGCCCGCCTCAACGGCGGCGACGAGCAACAGGCGTTCATCCTGTTGCGCCGCTCGGCGCAGCAGGCCGACACCCTGGTCGCGCTGTACAGCGTTACCCGTGGCAACCGCCGCGCCTACCTGCATGTGGAAGAGTTCGTCGCCGGCAGCCCGCTGGGCGTACTGCTGCCGACTGCCGCCACGGTGCTGCGGGAGCTGCGCGACACCGGCAAGCTCGACTACCCTGACCTCGCCGCGCCGCAAGACACCTGGGCAGACCTGCTGGCGCGCAGCCTGAACCTCGACAGCACCCTGCGTGCCAGCCTCAGTGGCCCCCAGGCCGAAGCCTGGCGCGAGGCGCTGGTCAAGGCGGGGGTGCGCAATGGCCGCCTCGAGGTTGGTAGCGCGCCTGGCGAAGGCCTGCACCTTGAACTGATCCGCTGAACGAGCCCACCATGGTTAACAATGACCGCCTGTTGATCCAGATTCTGCTGCTGGCACTGCTGGGTGCCGGCCTTTGGGTGATGGCACCGTTCATCTCGGCGCTGTTGTGGGGGGCCATCCTGGCCTTTGCCAGCTGGCCGCTGATGCGCTTTCTCACGCGCGTGCTGGGCGGGCGCGAAACCCTGGCCGCCAGCCTGCTCACCAGCGCCTGGATCCTGATCGTGGCCCTGCCGCTGGTATGGCTGGGGTTCAACCTGGCCGATCACATTCGCGATGCAACGGCGTTTGTCCGTGACGTGCAAGTCGACGGCCTGCCCGATGCTCCGGCCTGGCTGGGTGGCGTCCCGTTGGTGGGCGAACGCCTGGTCAGCTGGTGGCAGTCGCTGGACCAGCAGGGCGCGGCCTTGCTGGCTTCGATCAAGCCGCACCTGGGGCAGGTGGGTAACTGGTTGCTGGCGCGCAGTGCGCAAATCGGCAGCGGCGTGCTGGAGCTGACCCTCAGCCTGGTATTCGTGTTCTTCTTCTATCGCGATGGCCCACGTTTGTCGGCGTTCGTCCTGCGCTTGCTGCACCGCTTGGTGGGCGAGCGCGGCGAGTACTACCTGGAGCTGGTCGCCGGCACGGTGCAGCGGGTGGTCAACGGTGTGATCGGCACAGCTGCGGCGCAGGCCGTGCTGGCCTTGATCGGTTTCCTGATTGCCGGCGTCCCCGGCGCCATTGTGCTGGGCCTGGTGACCTTCATGCTCAGCCTGATCCCGATGGGGCCGCCATTGGCCTGGATACCGGCCACGGCCTGGCTGGTGTGGAAGGGCGAATACGGCATGGCGGTGTTCCTCGGCATCTGGGGTACCTTCGTCATCAGCGGCGTGGACAACGTGCTCAAACCCTACCTGATCAGCCGTGGCGGCAACCTGCCGCTGGTGATCGTGCTGCTGGGGGTGTTTGGCGGGTTGATCGCCTTTGGCTTTATCGGGTTGTTCATCGGGCCTACCTTGCTGGCCGTGGGGTATAGCCTGTTGCTGGACTGGAGCCGCAATTCAGGGCCGGTCCAGTCGTAAGCCGGTACCGGCCGCATCGCGGATGAATTCGCTCCTGCACCGCTCCCCTGTAGGAGCGGATTCATCCGCGATGAGGCCGGTACCGGCACTCCAGAACCCTCAACTTTACGCATTTTTTATTCATACCTTACCCCCCCAATCTCGCCCCTTTACGCCCCTCCCTCGGACAATTTCCCCAAAGCGGCCCACGCCGCACAACGGGGAGTTGCACTCATGTACATGCTCGACGGGTTGTCACTGCTTTTGGCAGTGGCCTTGGCGGTTTACCTGCTGGTGGCGCTGCTGCGCGCCGATCGCAGCTAGGGAGCGGCCATGCACAGTTACGATATCGCACTGCTGGTGGCGTTCTTCGCCCTGGTGCTGGTGCCGGCACCTTTGCTGGGCCGGTTCTACTACAAGGTCATGGAAGGCCAGCGTACCTGGCTGTCGCCTGTGCTCGTCCCGGTCGAGCAAGCCTGCTACCGGCTGGCGGGAGTGCGCAGCAGCCAGGAACAGAACTGGCGGCAGTACAGCCTGGCCCTGCTGGCCTTCAACCTGGTCGGTTTCCTGCTGCTGTTCGCCGTGTTGCTGCTGCAGGGCTACCTGCCACTCAACCCGCAGCACCTGCCCGGCCAGGAATGGTCGCTGGCGTTCAACACCGCCGTCAGCTTCGTCACCAACACCAACTGGCAGGCCTACAGCGGTGAGGCGTCGGTCAGCTACCTGAGCCAGATGCTCGGCCTGACCGTGCAGAACTTCGTCAGCGCCGCTACCGGCCTGGCCGTGCTGGTCGCGCTGTGCCGTGGCATCGCCCGGCGCAGCGCGACGACGCTGGGCAACTTCTGGGTCGACATGACCCGTGCCACCCTCTACGGCCTGCTGCCGCTGTGCCTGCTGCTGGCACTGCTGCTGGTATGGCAGGGCGTGCCGCAGACCCTGGCCGATTACGCCCACGCCGTCACCCTGCAAGGCAGCGAGCAGACCATCCCGCTGGGCCCGGCCGCCAGCCAGATCGCCATCAAGCAACTGGGTACCAATGGCGGTGGCTTCTTCGGCGTCAACTCGGCGCACCCGTTCGAGAACCCCACGGCGTGGAGCAACCTGTTCGAGGTGGCGTCGATCATCCTCATTCCGGCAGCGCTGGTGTTCACCTTCGGCCACTACGTGAAGGACCTGCGCCAGAGCCGTGCCATCCTCGCCTGCATGCTGGCCCTGTTCCTGGTTGGCGGCAGCACGGCGTTGTGGTCCGAGCACCAGCCCAACCCGGCCCTGGACAGTGCGCAGGTCCAGCACAGCGCGCCGATGGAGGGCAAGGAAAGCCGCTTTGGCACCACCGGTTCGGTGCTGTGGACGGTGACCACTACCGCCGCCTCCAACGGTTCGGTCAATGCCATGCACGACAGCCTCAACCCCCTCACCGGGATGGTGGCGATGGTCAACATGATGGTCGGCGAGGTGATTTTCGGCGGCGTCGGTGCGGGGCTGTACGGCATGCTGCTGTTCGTGCTGATCGCGGTGTTCCTGGCGGGGCTGATGATTGGCCGCACCCCGGAATACCTGGGCAAGAAGCTGCAGGCCCGCGAGGTGCAACTGCTGGTGGCGACCCTGCTGGTGATGCCGGTCGGCGTGCTGGTGCTGGGTGCCATCGCTGCCAGCCTGCCCGGCCCG encodes the following:
- the kdpF gene encoding K(+)-transporting ATPase subunit F encodes the protein MYMLDGLSLLLAVALAVYLLVALLRADRS
- a CDS encoding AI-2E family transporter, translated to MVNNDRLLIQILLLALLGAGLWVMAPFISALLWGAILAFASWPLMRFLTRVLGGRETLAASLLTSAWILIVALPLVWLGFNLADHIRDATAFVRDVQVDGLPDAPAWLGGVPLVGERLVSWWQSLDQQGAALLASIKPHLGQVGNWLLARSAQIGSGVLELTLSLVFVFFFYRDGPRLSAFVLRLLHRLVGERGEYYLELVAGTVQRVVNGVIGTAAAQAVLALIGFLIAGVPGAIVLGLVTFMLSLIPMGPPLAWIPATAWLVWKGEYGMAVFLGIWGTFVISGVDNVLKPYLISRGGNLPLVIVLLGVFGGLIAFGFIGLFIGPTLLAVGYSLLLDWSRNSGPVQS
- the kdpA gene encoding potassium-transporting ATPase subunit KdpA, coding for MHSYDIALLVAFFALVLVPAPLLGRFYYKVMEGQRTWLSPVLVPVEQACYRLAGVRSSQEQNWRQYSLALLAFNLVGFLLLFAVLLLQGYLPLNPQHLPGQEWSLAFNTAVSFVTNTNWQAYSGEASVSYLSQMLGLTVQNFVSAATGLAVLVALCRGIARRSATTLGNFWVDMTRATLYGLLPLCLLLALLLVWQGVPQTLADYAHAVTLQGSEQTIPLGPAASQIAIKQLGTNGGGFFGVNSAHPFENPTAWSNLFEVASIILIPAALVFTFGHYVKDLRQSRAILACMLALFLVGGSTALWSEHQPNPALDSAQVQHSAPMEGKESRFGTTGSVLWTVTTTAASNGSVNAMHDSLNPLTGMVAMVNMMVGEVIFGGVGAGLYGMLLFVLIAVFLAGLMIGRTPEYLGKKLQAREVQLLVATLLVMPVGVLVLGAIAASLPGPAAAVSNPGAHGFSQLLYAYTSGAANNGSAFAGFGAGTVFHNLMIGLAMLIGRFGYILPVLALAGSLAAKKSAPQGLNSFPTHGPLFTGLLLVTILLVGGLTFLPALALGPIAEHLSLGF
- a CDS encoding DUF4892 domain-containing protein — protein: MSAPVAIRFAFAACLVFASPVSWGSSLPVPVDAKVVDQRPAVEQERVYPMGPLRKISGRLRVENKVESRGQVSSVTYELPVERTAREAFTSARETLQREGGYPLFWCQGRDCGEASLWANDVFGNARLNGGDEQQAFILLRRSAQQADTLVALYSVTRGNRRAYLHVEEFVAGSPLGVLLPTAATVLRELRDTGKLDYPDLAAPQDTWADLLARSLNLDSTLRASLSGPQAEAWREALVKAGVRNGRLEVGSAPGEGLHLELIR